The Thalassomonas actiniarum genome contains the following window.
GTTCCCTTGTGCCACCTCCCGCGTTTTAGCCGGTGCCTGCGGGAATTGCTTTTGACACCACAAGGGTAAGCCCCCGTCTAATACCGCCAGATTATCAAAGCCCATGGCTTTAAACATCCACCAGGCCCGGGCACTGGAAAAAATCCCCAGATCATCATAAACCACAATCTGGCTGTCCTGATTTATCCCCAGCTTTCTCGCCTCGCGGGTAAAGGCTTCGGCTGAGACCATGGTATGGGGTAAATCACTTTGCTGATCACAGAAGACCCCTTCCAAATCAAAACGGCGGGCATTGGCGATGGCATATTGCGGCCACTGTCGTACCGGAGCGGCAGTATTTCCCACGGGAGGAATACTGGCATCGAGAATAATTAGATTTGGAGCTTCCAGGCTTGATAAAAGCTGTTCGGGGGCAATGATATGCTTAAAAGTAATTGACATAGCTAGCATTTATAGAACAAGAATTAAACTAGCTTAATTTTAAAAATGGCCGGTTTCAACCACTAAATCAGCAGCCAAGGCCGAAAAGATATGCAATAAAGGGAGTAACCTATGGTTTAGGCAGCAAAGAAAAAATAGAGATAAAACGGACAGCCACCACCATCCGTTTAATCACAGCCGGTTATCATAGACGATTCATCGTTGAGCAAACTCGTTTGCTTACCTTCAAAATAAGCGACGATTAATGACACGGCTAGCAAACCAACCCCGGGCAGCATCATCAAAATAAATAACATGCTCAAACTGATCATAACCACAACCCCACTTATTTTGCGTTAACCTGGACATTGTTTTTAGCACCGCTGAAATAACCAGTCTGTACCAGTAATTCATTCGCTTTGCTTAGCTCTTGCACCGATAACAGGTTTTTCTTGATCGCCTGGCGATTTTCCTGCTGCATTTGTTTGTTTAACTGCACGGCATTTTGCTGCATCATATTTTCAACTGCCTGCTTTACTGATACTTCTTCATTGGCTTGTACGGATAAAGAGGTTAAAAACAAGCCGGTCATCACTACGGTAACTAAAGATTTCATCACTATTCTCCACAAGTCTGTTATTAAAAAAGGTAGCCAAATCAGCTCCCTTTCATTCGGTATTAATTATTAAGTCGACATAACTATTACAAAGGT
Protein-coding sequences here:
- a CDS encoding sulfurtransferase, with the protein product MSITFKHIIAPEQLLSSLEAPNLIILDASIPPVGNTAAPVRQWPQYAIANARRFDLEGVFCDQQSDLPHTMVSAEAFTREARKLGINQDSQIVVYDDLGIFSSARAWWMFKAMGFDNLAVLDGGLPLWCQKQFPQAPAKTREVAQGNFIANPRAGYFCDYHKVSQVLTESDVAVMDARGAPRFYGKAAEPRAGVRSGHMPGAVNLPYSELLSDGQFKAKDELQQMFRALTGDKNSLVMTCGSGITACILALAADYCGYRDVSVYDGSWSEWGQKLNLPASCD